A single genomic interval of Cucumis sativus cultivar 9930 chromosome 5, Cucumber_9930_V3, whole genome shotgun sequence harbors:
- the LOC116404046 gene encoding uncharacterized protein LOC116404046 codes for MTVEEYDQEFDMLSRFAPELVSNEQARADRFVKGLRDEIRGFVRALKPTTQAEALRLAVDMSIGKDERQPRSFNKGSSSGQKRKVEQRTVGVPQRNMRPGDSFRSFQQSSGGAGDTTQERPVCNTCGKRHLGRCLMGTRVCYKCKQEGHMADRCPLRSTGAGSSSQGERPPQRGTIFATNRSEAEKAGTVVTGKGNKGGKPARGRKEA; via the coding sequence ATGACAGTCGAGGAGTACGACCAGGAGTTTGATATGCTGTCACGTTTTGCCCCTGAGCTTGTTAGTAATGAGCAGGCTAGAGCTGATAGGTTCGTCAAGGGATTGAGAGATGAAATTAGGGGTTTTGTGCGAGCACTAAAGCCCACTACCCAAGCTGAAGCACTGCGTCTGGCAGTGGATATGAGTATTGGGAAGGATGAAAGACAGCCAAGGAGCTTTAATAAGGGATCGTCGTCgggtcaaaagagaaaagtagagCAGAGAACTGTAGGAGTTCCTCAGAGGAACATGAGACCAGGTGATTCTTTTCGCAGTTTCCAGCAGAGTTCTGGCGGTGCAGGAGACACTACTCAAGAGAGGCCAGTATGTAATACGTGTGGGAAACGCCACCTGGGTCGTTGTTTGATGGGAACGAGAGTCTGTTATAAGTGCAAGCAAGAGGGACACATGGCTGATAGGTGTCCCTTGAGATCTACTGGGGCTGGATCGAGCAGTCAGGGAGAGAGACCTCCACAGCGGGGTACAATCTTTGCCACTAATAGATCAGAGGCAGAGAAGGCCGGCACAGTAGTGACAG